Below is a genomic region from Mucilaginibacter auburnensis.
CTAATGATACAAAACGCTTATCAGAACGTTTGTTGGCGTGTGCCTCGCGGGCTTTGGCATATTCATCTTTTATACCCTGAATGTAGCTATCACGCGTGTCTTTATTCATCAGGTTACTGCAAACGGTAACACTGCGCGATGCATCCAGCACATGTATGGCGGCACCTGAATAATTTGGCGCAACCTTTACCGCGGCATGTATGCGAGATGTTGTAGCGCCGCCAATAATTAACGGAATAGTAAAGCCGTTGCGCTCCATCTCTTTGGCAAAATGTACCATCTCATCTAACGATGGGGTGATCAATCCGCTCAGGCCGATAATGTCAACCTCCTGCTTTTTAGCTTCTTCAATAATACGCTGCGCAGGCACCATTACCCCGAGATCGATGATCTCAAAGTTATTGCAAGCCAATACCACGCCCACAATATTTTTGCCAATATCGTGTACGTCGCCTTTTACGGTGGCCATTAAAATTTTACCCGCGCTGCTGCGCTGCCCACCGCCGCCTTTGGCTTTTTCTGCTTCAATGAACGGTAACAGGTAGGCCACGGCTTTTTTCATTACACGGGCAGATTTTACCACCTGCGGCAAAAACATTTTACCGGCACCAAACAGATCGCCTACTATGTTCATGCCATCCATTAACGGACCTTCAATCACTTCTAACGGACGCGCATATTTCTGGCGGGCTTCTTCCACATCGGCATCCAAATATTCTACAATACCTTTTACTAAAGCGTGCGATAAGCGACTCTCGACAGATTCATTACGCCATTGCTCATCGCGTACTATTTCTTTGCCTTTACTTTTAATGGTGTCGGCATATTCTACCAAGCGCTCAGTAGCATCCGGGCGACGGTTCAACAACACGTCTTCCACCAACTCTAACAGGTCTTTTGGAATCTCTTCGTAAACCTCCAGCATACCGGCATTAACAATGCCCATATCCATACCCGCTTTAATAGCGTGGTATAAAAATGCCGAGTGCATTGCCTCGCGCACAACGTTGTTACCTCTAAACGAAAATGATATATTACTTACACCACCGCTTACCTTGGCGTGCGGCAGGTTTTGTTTGATCCAACGGGTGGCTTCAATAAAGTCAACCGCGTAGTTATTGTGTTCTTCTAAACCGGTTGCAACGGTCAAAATATTTGGGTCGAAGATGATGTCTTCAGGCGGGAAGCCAACCTCATTCACCAATATATCGTAAGAGCGACCGCAGATTTCTTTACGCCTTTCCAGGTTATCTGCCTGGCCGGTTTCATCAAAAGCCATTACTACCGCGGCAGCGCCATAGCTCATTATTTTACGGGCGTACTCTTTAAACTTGTCTTCGCCTTCTTTGAGGGAAATAGAGTTAACAATGCCCTTGCCTTGTATACATTTTAAACCCGCCTCAATAACCGTCCATTTAGAGGAGTCAATCATGATAGGCAGTTTGGCAATATCAGGTTCAGACGCAACCAAATTAAGAAATTTAACCATTACCGCTTCCGAGTCTATCATACCCTCGTCCATGTTAATGTCGATAACCTGGGCGCCACCTTCAACCTGTTGCGCGGCAACAGATAAAGCTTCCTCGTAATTTTCGGCCAATATCAGCTTACTGAACTTGGGCGAACCGGTAATGTTGGTACGCTCACCTACGTTAACAAATATACTTTCGGGTGTAATGGTAACCGCCTCTAAACCGCTCAGGCGCATGTTGGGCGCAAGTGTTGGCACTTCGCGTGGCGGGTATTGTGCAGCTTTACCGGCAATACATTTTATATGGTCGGGAGTGGTACCGCAGCAGCCGCCCACAATGTTTACCATGCCTGCTTTTATAAAATCATCCACCTGGTGGGCCGTTTCGTGCGGTGTTTCATCGTACTGA
It encodes:
- the metH gene encoding methionine synthase; translation: MDIREELKKRILIIDGAMGTMIQRYQLTEADFRGERFKNHPCDLQGNNDLLNLTRPDVIKAIHAEYLNAGADIIETNTFSTQVISLADYQMEELAYELSYEGARLAREVADEFTKKDLSKPRFVAGAVGPTNRTASLSPDVNDPGYRAVTFDNLADAYYDQIRGLVDGGSDVLLIETIFDTLNAKAALFAADKYAQESGKHLPIMISGTITDASGRTLSGQTVEAFWNSVRHANLLSVGLNCALGAREMRPHLQELSEKADVFISAYPNAGLPNEFGQYDETPHETAHQVDDFIKAGMVNIVGGCCGTTPDHIKCIAGKAAQYPPREVPTLAPNMRLSGLEAVTITPESIFVNVGERTNITGSPKFSKLILAENYEEALSVAAQQVEGGAQVIDINMDEGMIDSEAVMVKFLNLVASEPDIAKLPIMIDSSKWTVIEAGLKCIQGKGIVNSISLKEGEDKFKEYARKIMSYGAAAVVMAFDETGQADNLERRKEICGRSYDILVNEVGFPPEDIIFDPNILTVATGLEEHNNYAVDFIEATRWIKQNLPHAKVSGGVSNISFSFRGNNVVREAMHSAFLYHAIKAGMDMGIVNAGMLEVYEEIPKDLLELVEDVLLNRRPDATERLVEYADTIKSKGKEIVRDEQWRNESVESRLSHALVKGIVEYLDADVEEARQKYARPLEVIEGPLMDGMNIVGDLFGAGKMFLPQVVKSARVMKKAVAYLLPFIEAEKAKGGGGQRSSAGKILMATVKGDVHDIGKNIVGVVLACNNFEIIDLGVMVPAQRIIEEAKKQEVDIIGLSGLITPSLDEMVHFAKEMERNGFTIPLIIGGATTSRIHAAVKVAPNYSGAAIHVLDASRSVTVCSNLMNKDTRDSYIQGIKDEYAKAREAHANKRSDKRFVSLADARAQKFQIDVTKVAPAPSFTGTKVFEAYPLAELVPYIDWTPFFHTWELRGSYPKIFEDKFVGDEAKKLFDDAQAMLKQVVDENLLQANGVIGFWPANAVGDDIELYTDETRTQVLSRIHTLRQQAEKPQGEPYYALSDFIATKESGVPDYFGGFAVTTGLGCDELVAKYEKDHDDYNSIMAKAIADRLAEAFAEKMHELVRKEYWGYAKDETLSNQDLIKEEYVGIRPAPGYPACPEHTEKITLFNLLKAEDNAHMHLTESLAMMPAASVSGFYFSHPQSRYFGLNKISKDQIEDYAKRKVMSVETVERWLGPNLNY